In Gossypium arboreum isolate Shixiya-1 chromosome 5, ASM2569848v2, whole genome shotgun sequence, a single genomic region encodes these proteins:
- the LOC108450257 gene encoding protein Brevis radix-like 2 — protein MLTCIACSKQLHNNNGSIGRHQDEDTLETPRTRQTIKALTSQIKDIALKASGAYKSCKPCSGSSNHDRKNYADSDAASDSARFHCPYRRRGSSNSTPGSWGKEKESRLKGLSSGAGTPVSVSGRTGSALFMEEDEPKEWVAQVEPGVLITFVSLPEGGNDLKRIRFSREMFNKWQAQRWWAENYDKVMELYNVQRFNRQAVPLPTPPGSEDKGSITESAKDSPVTPPLNKERPHNFIRPTGMGYSSSDSLDHHPMQSHQCYDSAALVSTPKLSSIYGAKTETSSIDGSVRTSSSREADQSGELSISNASDMETEWVEQDEPGVYITIRALPGGTRELRRVRFSREKFGEMHARMWWEENRARIQEQYL, from the exons ATGTTAACGTGCATAGCTTGTTCAAAGCAGTTGCACAATAACAATGGATCTATAGGGCGCCATCAGGATGAAGATACTTTGGAAACTCCTAGGACTAGGCAAACCATCAAGGCCCTCACTTCTCAG ATCAAGGACATTGCATTGAAAGCATCAGGAGCTTATAAAAGCTGTAAGCCTTGTTCAGGTTCATCAAACCATGACCGTAAGAACTATGCAGACTCCGATGCTGCCTCCGACTCAGCACGCTTCCATTGCCCTTACCGTAGAAGAGGAAGCTCGAATTCGACCCCCGGAAGTTGGGGCAAAGAGAAGGAATCAAGACTAAAAGGACTTTCCAGTGGTGCAGGTACCCCGGTTTCCGTTAGTGGCCGTACAGGATCGGCACTGTTTATGGAGGAAGATGAGCCTAAGGAATGGGTTGCACAAGTGGAGCCTGGTGTCTTAATCACTTTTGTCTCATTGCCTGAAGGAGGGAATGATCTGAAACGGATTCGATTCAg TCGTGAGATGTTTAATAAATGGCAAGCTCAGAGGTGGTGGGCAGAGAACTATGACAAGGTCATGGAATTATACAATGTACAACGCTTTAATCGTCAAGCGGTTCCACTTCCAACTCCCCCTGGCTCTGAAGATAAA GGATCAATAACTGAATCTGCAAAGGACAGTCCTGTGACTCCACCCCTGAACAAAGAACGCCCTCATAACTTTATCCGGCCAACAGGAATGGGCTATTCGTCATCAGACTCCCTGGATCACCACCCAATGCAATCCCATCAATGCTACGACTCAGCTGCTCTTGTTTCAACACCAAAACTCTCCAGCATTTATGGAGCCAAGACTGAGACGTCATCGATAGATGGTTCTGTTAGAACTAGTTCATCACGAGAGGCAGATCAGTCTGGAGAGCTCTCCATCAGTAATGCCAGTGACATGGAAACCGAATGGGTTGAACAGGATGAACCAGGGGTTTACATCACTATTAGAGCACTTCCAGGTGGTACTCGGGAGCTTAGACGTGTCCGCTTCAG CCGAGAAAAGTTCGGAGAAATGCATGCGAGGATGTGGTGGGAAGAAAACCGAGCCAGGATACAAGAACAATACTTGTGA
- the LOC128292580 gene encoding uncharacterized protein LOC128292580: MDPTKLSKNDGQGIIHDILNVVLEVEALLKMLCPLEIQQVLKIHLGSNIKMTISMFKTNRTGGSYQACNLLHTTICYEHLMVICHLTLPILPLMLLPHNLLKCNSKACAIVLHSLLQ, from the exons ATGGATCCAACAAAGCTTTCTAAGAATGATGGTCAAGGGATTATTCATGATATCCTCAACGTGGTTCTTGAAGTGGAGGCTCTACTAAAAATGCTCTGCCCG TTGGAAATACAACAGGTCTTGAAGATTCATCTCGGATCGAATATAAAGATGACAATATCTATGTTCAAAACCAACAG AACCGGAGGAAGCTACCAGGCTTGCAATCTGCTCCATACTACAATATGCTACGAACACCTCATGGTTATATGCCATCTCACACTGCCCATACTTCCGTTAATGCTGCTGCCTCACAATCTTCTTAAATGCAATTCTAAGGCTTGTGCCATAGTGCTCCACAGCCTGCTGCAATGA
- the LOC108450321 gene encoding protein BIG GRAIN 1-like A — MDMCVKFPEDYRNRTRRENPSFSSTLLDSIYRSIDEPGGSKGEEKLIFCKEATMAKKHSSNRSSKEEEMASLQRACMIEKWMEKKAVDDKVVFNRRNPMAGSQRNSRNDFDPMLLNSSSTSSDSSGGFSSSESDSFYGAKSRSSSSSSSRYTTHRPKPIRTTVSAPPPEVEDGFHGAKQQKPKHEGGFVRTKSKALKIYSDLKKVKQPISPGGRLASFLNSLFTAGHTKKTKIPASRYEGTKSKSDQATPTTCSSASSFSRSCLSNKTPSSRGNGTKRSVRFCPVNVILDDETIRQENDRPIPTSIRSRPTSKELEFRIMEENRRVVEAAKDLLKSYHKKKEEYDMRDMCTVNAASSDDEDDDTASYASSDLFELNNLSAIGIERYREELPVYETTHLDTNRAIANGLIV; from the coding sequence ATGGATATGTGCGTTAAATTCCCAGAAGATTATCGGAACCGAACCCGGAGAGAAAACCCATCTTTCTCTTCCACTCTCCTTGATTCTATCTACCGTTCGATTGATGAACCAGGCGGCAGTAAAGGAGAGGAAAAGCTGATTTTCTGCAAAGAGGCTACCATGGCAAAGAAGCACAGCAGTAACCGTTCGTCCAAGGAAGAAGAAATGGCGAGCCTTCAACGTGCCTGCATGATCGAGAAATGGATGGAGAAGAAGGCCGTTGATGATAAGGTTGTCTTTAATAGGCGAAATCCCATGGCGGGTTCTCAAAGAAACTCTCGAAACGACTTTGATCCCATGCTGTTGAACTCCAGCTCCACCTCTTCTGATTCTAGTGGTGGGTTCTCATCCTCGGAGTCGGATTCCTTTTACGGTGCAAAATCAAGGTCGTCGTCTTCATCATCAAGCCGTTACACCACTCATAGGCCTAAACCTATTCGGACAACCGTCTCAGCTCCGCCGCCCGAAGTCGAAGACGGTTTCCATGGTGCTAAACAACAAAAGCCAAAGCATGAAGGTGGCTTCGTGAGAACAAAATCCAAGGCGTTGAAGATTTACAGTGACCTCAAAAAGGTTAAGCAGCCGATATCTCCTGGGGGTCGGCTTGCAAGCTTCCTGAACTCTCTTTTCACCGCAGGCCATACAAAGAAGACAAAGATTCCAGCGTCTAGGTACGAGGGAACCAAGTCAAAGTCCGACCAGGCAACACCAACGACATGTTCATCGGCTTCATCGTTTTCAAGGTCATGTTTGAGCAACAAGACTCCATCTTCAAGAGGGAACGGTACGAAAAGGTCTGTCAGGTTTTGTCCGGTTAATGTTATTCTCGACGATGAGACCATCCGCCAAGAAAACGATCGTCCAATTCCAACGTCCATAAGATCAAGACCAACAAGCAAAGAGCTGGAGTTCCGCATCATGGAAGAAAACCGTCGAGTAGTGGAAGCTGCAAAGGATCTCTTAAAGAGCTACCATAAGAAGAAGGAAGAGTACGATATGAGAGATATGTGCACTGTGAATGCAGCGTCAAGCGACGACGAAGACGACGACACCGCTAGCTATGCAAGCTCCGATCTCTTTGAATTAAATAATCTGTCAGCAATTGGAATCGAAAGGTATCGAGAAGAACTGCCTGTGTACGAAACAACCCATCTGGATACTAATCGAGCCATTGCTAATGGTTTGATTGTGTAA
- the LOC108453464 gene encoding phosphoinositide phosphatase SAC2-like isoform X2 translates to MAGESGSDAGPDSSHCYLQKFRLYETRSNFYMIGRDKNRTLWRVLKIDRLDPSELTVIEDSTAYSEIECFDLLRRIHEGNRSSGGLKFVTACYGIVGFIKFLGSYSMMLITKRMKIGAICGHTVYAISKSEMIPISKSPNQSNMAYSKNEKRYKKLLSTVDLTKDFFFSYTYNVMHSLQRNLCRNETGEVPYETMFVWNEFLTRGIRNTLKNTLWTVALVYGFFKQVKLSVSGRDFCLTLISRRSRHYAGTRYLKRGVNEKGRVANDVETEQIVFEDVHEGCPTQISSVVQNRGSIPLFWSQETSRLNLKPDIILSKKDPNYEATRLHFEDLVRRYGNPIIILNLIKRCEKKPRESILRAEFANAIRFINKSLSKENRLRFLHWDLNRHSRKATNVLTLLGRVADYALNLTGIFYCQVTSNRRQDGLLTLSCLVKSDECPAKIPSEKSDDFEKWETDVANDNESISENVKPPMFQTGVLRTNCIDCLDRTNVAQYAYGLVALGHQLHAMGFTESQTIDQNSPLAEDLMGVYEAMGDTLALQYGGSAAHNKIFCQRRGQWKAATQSQEFFRTLQRYYSNAYMDAEKQSAINLFLGHFQPQQGKPALWELDSDQHYSIGRNGPNRYNENARPSFKRSLSDGNIVCDMDSPLAPSNIGHRQPLCENRGTFNGLSESTPEIPTSEISYSRQLFGDMEDQFLESDGICYDEIGDECNCTNFDLDWPSSSGNSCDDDIFDRSTTGLSSENIGAELKIDMTTSPSESGSSIKGGDRTASELTCGGILDEFSESFVNWVTHGDMLIPSKFISKVVP, encoded by the exons ATGGCAGGCGAGAGTGGCAGTGATGCTGGACCCGACTCCAGTCATTGTTATTTGCAGAAATTCAGGCTCTACGAGACTCGCTCG AACTTCTATATGATTGGAAGAGACAAGAATAGAACTCTTTGGAGGGTACTAAAGATTGATCGGTTGGACCCGTCAGAACTAACTGTTATTGAAGATTCTACAGCATACTCGGAAATTGAATGCTTTGATCTGTTAAGAAGGATACATGAAGGAAACAGGTCCTCAGGCGGACTTAAATTTGTTACAGCTTGTTATGGAATTGTTG GCTTTATAAAATTCTTGGGATCTTATTCCATGATGCTGATCACAAAAAGAATGAAGATTGGTGCAATTTGTGGCCATACTGTCTATGCCATTTCCAAGAGCGAGATGATTCCGATTTCAAAATCTCCTAATCAGTCAAATATGGCTTATTCTAAGAATGAAAAAAG ATACAAGAAGCTTCTCTCGACAGTGGATCTCACAAAGGACTTCTTTTTCAGCTACACATACAATGTCATGCATAGTCTTCAAAGGAATTTATGTAGGAATGAGACAGGAGAAGTACCCTATGAAACAATGTTTGTCTGGAATGAGTTCTTAACTCGAGGGATTCGCAATACTCTCAAGAATACTTTATGGACTGTTGCTTTGGTATATGGCTTTTTCAAGCAG GTCAAACTTTCTGTCTCTGGCAGGGATTTTTGTTTAACTCTCATTTCAAGACGTTCTCGACATTATGCTGGGACAAG ATACTTGAAACGTGGAGTTAATGAGAAAGGTAGAGTGGCAAATGATGTTGAGACAGAACAAATTGTGTTTGAAGATGTTCATGAAGGGTGCCCTACACAAATAAGTTCTGTTGTTCAGAATAGAGGCTCTATTCCACTTTTCTGGTCTCAGGAAACGTCACGCTTGAATTTGAAACCGGACATTATAT TATCAAAGAAAGATCCAAATTATGAGGCCACGAGACTACATTTCGAAGATCTTGTTAGGAGATACGGAAATCCAATAATCATCTTGAATTTGATAAAG AGGTGTGAGAAGAAGCCTCGTGAATCTATTCTTCGTGCAGAGTTTGCAAATGCCATCAGATTTATCAATAAAAGCTTATCCAAAGAGAACCGTCTGAGGTTCCTTCACTGGGACTTGAACAGACACTCCAGAAA AGCTACAAATGTGTTGACACTTTTAGGCAGAGTGGCTGATTATGCATTAAACTTAACGGGCATATTTTACTGTCAAGTAACATCAAATCGTAGACAAGATGGGTTATTGACTTTATCTTGCTTAGT GAAAAGTGATGAGTGCCCTGCCAAAATTCCTTCGGAAAAAAGTGATGATTTTGAGAAGTGGGAAACAGATGTTGCTAATGATAATGAGAGCATTAGTGAGAATGTGAAACCTCCCATGTTTCAAACCGGAGTACTCAGAACCAATTGCATTGACTGTCTTGATCGGACTAATGTTGCTCAATATGCCTATGGATTGGTGGCTCTTGGACACCAGCTCCATGCTATGGGCTTCACAGAATCCCAAACTATTGATCAAAACAGTCCTTTGGCTGAGGATTTAATGGGTGTTTATGAAGCAATGGGTGACACACTTGCTTTACAATATGGTGGTTCTGCGGCACACAACAAG ATATTTTGCCAGAGGAGAGGCCAATGGAAAGCAGCAACTCAGTCGCAAGAGTTCTTCAGAACTTTGCAACGCTACTATAGCAATGCATACATGGATGCAGAGAAGCAAAGTGCAATTAATTT GTTCTTGGGTCACTTTCAGCCGCAACAGGGTAAACCAGCACTCTGGGAGTTGGATTCAGACCAACACTATTCAATAGGAAGGAATGGTCCTAATCGTTATAATGAGAATGCTAG GCCATCTTTTAAAAGATCACTGTCTGATGGCAACATTGTCTGTGACATGGACTCACCCTTGGCTCCTTCAAATATTGGACACCGTCAGCCTTTGTGTGAAAACAGAGGAACTTTTAATGGTCTTTCTGAGTCCACTCCAGAGATCCCAACGTCTGAAATTTCTTATTCCAG GCAGCTTTTCGGAGATATGGAGGACCAATTTCTTGAAAGTGATGGtatttgttatgatgaaattggtGATGAATGTAATTGCACCAATTTTGATCTGGACTGGCCTTCGTCATCAGGAAATTCATGTGATGATGATATATTTGACAG ATCTACAACAGGCCTATCCTCAGAAAATATTGGCGCTGAACTAAAAATTGATATGACTACATCTCCAAGTGAGTCCGGTTCAAGCATCAAG GGAGGGGACAGAACTGCTTCTGAACTCACTTGTGGCGGTATTCTGGATGAATTTTCTGAGAGTTTTGTGAATTGGGTAACTCATGGAGATATGCTTATTCCTTCAAAGTTTATTTCAAAAGTAGTTCCATGA
- the LOC108453464 gene encoding phosphoinositide phosphatase SAC2-like isoform X1: protein MAGESGSDAGPDSSHCYLQKFRLYETRSNFYMIGRDKNRTLWRVLKIDRLDPSELTVIEDSTAYSEIECFDLLRRIHEGNRSSGGLKFVTACYGIVGFIKFLGSYSMMLITKRMKIGAICGHTVYAISKSEMIPISKSPNQSNMAYSKNEKRYKKLLSTVDLTKDFFFSYTYNVMHSLQRNLCRNETGEVPYETMFVWNEFLTRGIRNTLKNTLWTVALVYGFFKQVKLSVSGRDFCLTLISRRSRHYAGTRYLKRGVNEKGRVANDVETEQIVFEDVHEGCPTQISSVVQNRGSIPLFWSQETSRLNLKPDIILSKKDPNYEATRLHFEDLVRRYGNPIIILNLIKRCEKKPRESILRAEFANAIRFINKSLSKENRLRFLHWDLNRHSRKATNVLTLLGRVADYALNLTGIFYCQVTSNRRQDGLLTLSCLVKSDECPAKIPSEKSDDFEKWETDVANDNESISENVKPPMFQTGVLRTNCIDCLDRTNVAQYAYGLVALGHQLHAMGFTESQTIDQNSPLAEDLMGVYEAMGDTLALQYGGSAAHNKIFCQRRGQWKAATQSQEFFRTLQRYYSNAYMDAEKQSAINLFLGHFQPQQGKPALWELDSDQHYSIGRNGPNRYNENARPSFKRSLSDGNIVCDMDSPLAPSNIGHRQPLCENRGTFNGLSESTPEIPTSEISYSRMSCRQLFGDMEDQFLESDGICYDEIGDECNCTNFDLDWPSSSGNSCDDDIFDRSTTGLSSENIGAELKIDMTTSPSESGSSIKGGDRTASELTCGGILDEFSESFVNWVTHGDMLIPSKFISKVVP, encoded by the exons ATGGCAGGCGAGAGTGGCAGTGATGCTGGACCCGACTCCAGTCATTGTTATTTGCAGAAATTCAGGCTCTACGAGACTCGCTCG AACTTCTATATGATTGGAAGAGACAAGAATAGAACTCTTTGGAGGGTACTAAAGATTGATCGGTTGGACCCGTCAGAACTAACTGTTATTGAAGATTCTACAGCATACTCGGAAATTGAATGCTTTGATCTGTTAAGAAGGATACATGAAGGAAACAGGTCCTCAGGCGGACTTAAATTTGTTACAGCTTGTTATGGAATTGTTG GCTTTATAAAATTCTTGGGATCTTATTCCATGATGCTGATCACAAAAAGAATGAAGATTGGTGCAATTTGTGGCCATACTGTCTATGCCATTTCCAAGAGCGAGATGATTCCGATTTCAAAATCTCCTAATCAGTCAAATATGGCTTATTCTAAGAATGAAAAAAG ATACAAGAAGCTTCTCTCGACAGTGGATCTCACAAAGGACTTCTTTTTCAGCTACACATACAATGTCATGCATAGTCTTCAAAGGAATTTATGTAGGAATGAGACAGGAGAAGTACCCTATGAAACAATGTTTGTCTGGAATGAGTTCTTAACTCGAGGGATTCGCAATACTCTCAAGAATACTTTATGGACTGTTGCTTTGGTATATGGCTTTTTCAAGCAG GTCAAACTTTCTGTCTCTGGCAGGGATTTTTGTTTAACTCTCATTTCAAGACGTTCTCGACATTATGCTGGGACAAG ATACTTGAAACGTGGAGTTAATGAGAAAGGTAGAGTGGCAAATGATGTTGAGACAGAACAAATTGTGTTTGAAGATGTTCATGAAGGGTGCCCTACACAAATAAGTTCTGTTGTTCAGAATAGAGGCTCTATTCCACTTTTCTGGTCTCAGGAAACGTCACGCTTGAATTTGAAACCGGACATTATAT TATCAAAGAAAGATCCAAATTATGAGGCCACGAGACTACATTTCGAAGATCTTGTTAGGAGATACGGAAATCCAATAATCATCTTGAATTTGATAAAG AGGTGTGAGAAGAAGCCTCGTGAATCTATTCTTCGTGCAGAGTTTGCAAATGCCATCAGATTTATCAATAAAAGCTTATCCAAAGAGAACCGTCTGAGGTTCCTTCACTGGGACTTGAACAGACACTCCAGAAA AGCTACAAATGTGTTGACACTTTTAGGCAGAGTGGCTGATTATGCATTAAACTTAACGGGCATATTTTACTGTCAAGTAACATCAAATCGTAGACAAGATGGGTTATTGACTTTATCTTGCTTAGT GAAAAGTGATGAGTGCCCTGCCAAAATTCCTTCGGAAAAAAGTGATGATTTTGAGAAGTGGGAAACAGATGTTGCTAATGATAATGAGAGCATTAGTGAGAATGTGAAACCTCCCATGTTTCAAACCGGAGTACTCAGAACCAATTGCATTGACTGTCTTGATCGGACTAATGTTGCTCAATATGCCTATGGATTGGTGGCTCTTGGACACCAGCTCCATGCTATGGGCTTCACAGAATCCCAAACTATTGATCAAAACAGTCCTTTGGCTGAGGATTTAATGGGTGTTTATGAAGCAATGGGTGACACACTTGCTTTACAATATGGTGGTTCTGCGGCACACAACAAG ATATTTTGCCAGAGGAGAGGCCAATGGAAAGCAGCAACTCAGTCGCAAGAGTTCTTCAGAACTTTGCAACGCTACTATAGCAATGCATACATGGATGCAGAGAAGCAAAGTGCAATTAATTT GTTCTTGGGTCACTTTCAGCCGCAACAGGGTAAACCAGCACTCTGGGAGTTGGATTCAGACCAACACTATTCAATAGGAAGGAATGGTCCTAATCGTTATAATGAGAATGCTAG GCCATCTTTTAAAAGATCACTGTCTGATGGCAACATTGTCTGTGACATGGACTCACCCTTGGCTCCTTCAAATATTGGACACCGTCAGCCTTTGTGTGAAAACAGAGGAACTTTTAATGGTCTTTCTGAGTCCACTCCAGAGATCCCAACGTCTGAAATTTCTTATTCCAG AATGTCTTGCAGGCAGCTTTTCGGAGATATGGAGGACCAATTTCTTGAAAGTGATGGtatttgttatgatgaaattggtGATGAATGTAATTGCACCAATTTTGATCTGGACTGGCCTTCGTCATCAGGAAATTCATGTGATGATGATATATTTGACAG ATCTACAACAGGCCTATCCTCAGAAAATATTGGCGCTGAACTAAAAATTGATATGACTACATCTCCAAGTGAGTCCGGTTCAAGCATCAAG GGAGGGGACAGAACTGCTTCTGAACTCACTTGTGGCGGTATTCTGGATGAATTTTCTGAGAGTTTTGTGAATTGGGTAACTCATGGAGATATGCTTATTCCTTCAAAGTTTATTTCAAAAGTAGTTCCATGA
- the LOC108453464 gene encoding phosphoinositide phosphatase SAC2-like isoform X3: protein MLDPTPVIVICRNSGSTRLARYKKLLSTVDLTKDFFFSYTYNVMHSLQRNLCRNETGEVPYETMFVWNEFLTRGIRNTLKNTLWTVALVYGFFKQVKLSVSGRDFCLTLISRRSRHYAGTRYLKRGVNEKGRVANDVETEQIVFEDVHEGCPTQISSVVQNRGSIPLFWSQETSRLNLKPDIILSKKDPNYEATRLHFEDLVRRYGNPIIILNLIKRCEKKPRESILRAEFANAIRFINKSLSKENRLRFLHWDLNRHSRKATNVLTLLGRVADYALNLTGIFYCQVTSNRRQDGLLTLSCLVKSDECPAKIPSEKSDDFEKWETDVANDNESISENVKPPMFQTGVLRTNCIDCLDRTNVAQYAYGLVALGHQLHAMGFTESQTIDQNSPLAEDLMGVYEAMGDTLALQYGGSAAHNKIFCQRRGQWKAATQSQEFFRTLQRYYSNAYMDAEKQSAINLFLGHFQPQQGKPALWELDSDQHYSIGRNGPNRYNENARPSFKRSLSDGNIVCDMDSPLAPSNIGHRQPLCENRGTFNGLSESTPEIPTSEISYSRMSCRQLFGDMEDQFLESDGICYDEIGDECNCTNFDLDWPSSSGNSCDDDIFDRSTTGLSSENIGAELKIDMTTSPSESGSSIKGGDRTASELTCGGILDEFSESFVNWVTHGDMLIPSKFISKVVP from the exons ATGCTGGACCCGACTCCAGTCATTGTTATTTGCAGAAATTCAGGCTCTACGAGACTCGCTCG ATACAAGAAGCTTCTCTCGACAGTGGATCTCACAAAGGACTTCTTTTTCAGCTACACATACAATGTCATGCATAGTCTTCAAAGGAATTTATGTAGGAATGAGACAGGAGAAGTACCCTATGAAACAATGTTTGTCTGGAATGAGTTCTTAACTCGAGGGATTCGCAATACTCTCAAGAATACTTTATGGACTGTTGCTTTGGTATATGGCTTTTTCAAGCAG GTCAAACTTTCTGTCTCTGGCAGGGATTTTTGTTTAACTCTCATTTCAAGACGTTCTCGACATTATGCTGGGACAAG ATACTTGAAACGTGGAGTTAATGAGAAAGGTAGAGTGGCAAATGATGTTGAGACAGAACAAATTGTGTTTGAAGATGTTCATGAAGGGTGCCCTACACAAATAAGTTCTGTTGTTCAGAATAGAGGCTCTATTCCACTTTTCTGGTCTCAGGAAACGTCACGCTTGAATTTGAAACCGGACATTATAT TATCAAAGAAAGATCCAAATTATGAGGCCACGAGACTACATTTCGAAGATCTTGTTAGGAGATACGGAAATCCAATAATCATCTTGAATTTGATAAAG AGGTGTGAGAAGAAGCCTCGTGAATCTATTCTTCGTGCAGAGTTTGCAAATGCCATCAGATTTATCAATAAAAGCTTATCCAAAGAGAACCGTCTGAGGTTCCTTCACTGGGACTTGAACAGACACTCCAGAAA AGCTACAAATGTGTTGACACTTTTAGGCAGAGTGGCTGATTATGCATTAAACTTAACGGGCATATTTTACTGTCAAGTAACATCAAATCGTAGACAAGATGGGTTATTGACTTTATCTTGCTTAGT GAAAAGTGATGAGTGCCCTGCCAAAATTCCTTCGGAAAAAAGTGATGATTTTGAGAAGTGGGAAACAGATGTTGCTAATGATAATGAGAGCATTAGTGAGAATGTGAAACCTCCCATGTTTCAAACCGGAGTACTCAGAACCAATTGCATTGACTGTCTTGATCGGACTAATGTTGCTCAATATGCCTATGGATTGGTGGCTCTTGGACACCAGCTCCATGCTATGGGCTTCACAGAATCCCAAACTATTGATCAAAACAGTCCTTTGGCTGAGGATTTAATGGGTGTTTATGAAGCAATGGGTGACACACTTGCTTTACAATATGGTGGTTCTGCGGCACACAACAAG ATATTTTGCCAGAGGAGAGGCCAATGGAAAGCAGCAACTCAGTCGCAAGAGTTCTTCAGAACTTTGCAACGCTACTATAGCAATGCATACATGGATGCAGAGAAGCAAAGTGCAATTAATTT GTTCTTGGGTCACTTTCAGCCGCAACAGGGTAAACCAGCACTCTGGGAGTTGGATTCAGACCAACACTATTCAATAGGAAGGAATGGTCCTAATCGTTATAATGAGAATGCTAG GCCATCTTTTAAAAGATCACTGTCTGATGGCAACATTGTCTGTGACATGGACTCACCCTTGGCTCCTTCAAATATTGGACACCGTCAGCCTTTGTGTGAAAACAGAGGAACTTTTAATGGTCTTTCTGAGTCCACTCCAGAGATCCCAACGTCTGAAATTTCTTATTCCAG AATGTCTTGCAGGCAGCTTTTCGGAGATATGGAGGACCAATTTCTTGAAAGTGATGGtatttgttatgatgaaattggtGATGAATGTAATTGCACCAATTTTGATCTGGACTGGCCTTCGTCATCAGGAAATTCATGTGATGATGATATATTTGACAG ATCTACAACAGGCCTATCCTCAGAAAATATTGGCGCTGAACTAAAAATTGATATGACTACATCTCCAAGTGAGTCCGGTTCAAGCATCAAG GGAGGGGACAGAACTGCTTCTGAACTCACTTGTGGCGGTATTCTGGATGAATTTTCTGAGAGTTTTGTGAATTGGGTAACTCATGGAGATATGCTTATTCCTTCAAAGTTTATTTCAAAAGTAGTTCCATGA